A genome region from Actinobacillus arthritidis includes the following:
- a CDS encoding DNA ligase: MKTLLFILLCFSTSLFAKTPDLMLLGQYRDQDINGWVMSEKLDGVRGYWDGKQLISRQGNPLAPPDYFIKDFPPFAIDGELFSERGQFEEISSITRANEPKGWYKLKLYVFDVPNANGNLFERLTTLKNYLSQHPTPYIQIIEQIPIQDKAHLMQFYQQVLDQYGEGVVVRNPNTAYIKGRSAQILKLKPVLDEECIVIAHHNGKGKYRDKLGAITCENQRGRFRIGSGFKDKDRENPPPIGSLITYKYRGLTKQGKPRFATFFRMRTDIGSIHVVTE, from the coding sequence ATGAAAACTCTCCTTTTTATACTTTTATGCTTTAGTACATCACTTTTTGCCAAAACACCAGACTTGATGTTACTAGGTCAATATCGAGATCAAGATATAAACGGCTGGGTAATGAGCGAAAAACTGGATGGTGTACGGGGCTATTGGGACGGCAAGCAACTTATCAGCCGCCAAGGTAATCCGCTTGCGCCTCCGGACTATTTTATTAAAGATTTCCCACCTTTTGCGATTGATGGCGAACTTTTTAGCGAAAGAGGACAATTTGAAGAAATCTCAAGTATCACCAGAGCCAATGAGCCAAAAGGCTGGTATAAACTGAAACTCTATGTTTTTGATGTGCCGAATGCTAATGGCAATCTATTTGAAAGATTAACTACATTGAAAAATTATCTTTCACAGCACCCTACCCCTTATATTCAAATTATTGAACAGATTCCGATTCAAGATAAAGCCCATTTAATGCAATTCTATCAGCAAGTACTTGACCAATACGGCGAAGGCGTTGTGGTACGTAATCCGAATACTGCTTACATAAAAGGACGTTCTGCACAAATTCTCAAATTAAAACCTGTATTAGATGAAGAATGTATCGTCATTGCTCACCATAACGGCAAAGGGAAATATCGCGATAAACTGGGCGCAATCACTTGTGAAAACCAGCGTGGACGTTTTCGTATCGGCTCCGGTTTTAAAGATAAAGATCGTGAAAATCCACCACCTATCGGAAGTTTGATTACGTATAAATATCGAGGTCTTACCAAACAAGGAAAACCACGTTTTGCTACATTTTTTCGGATGAGAACGGACATTGGGTCAATTCACGTAGTGACTGAATAA
- a CDS encoding DUF5718 family protein, whose translation MQKEHFIGLGVAGNFAGHLEQAGEAADFLQVKTEEAIQPKAIFPFYVPSQTLNPTEQFLATYPLSHDTITFPNDADNLQIEPEVALICEIEYQNNQVIALKPTHFAAYNDCSIRRPNARKICEKKNWGNASKGISETLIPLDHFAQGGILDNYNIACFHKRDGKLNVYGEDSPAVSYSYFHQKSLNWIVDKMNNQPDQGPMNHIAELLKQANYPAKAVISIGATRYTEFGESNFLQVGDTSIVVVYNAKQYSHEQIAEMASSEQFSADISALVQTVR comes from the coding sequence GCGTAGCGGGAAATTTTGCCGGTCATTTAGAGCAAGCGGGCGAAGCGGCTGATTTCTTGCAAGTAAAGACTGAAGAAGCGATTCAACCGAAAGCGATTTTTCCTTTCTACGTGCCAAGCCAAACCTTAAACCCAACGGAACAATTCCTCGCAACTTATCCCCTATCTCACGATACGATTACTTTTCCAAATGATGCTGACAATCTGCAAATTGAACCGGAAGTTGCATTGATTTGCGAAATTGAATATCAAAACAATCAAGTCATCGCCCTCAAGCCTACCCATTTTGCCGCTTATAATGACTGCTCTATTCGCCGTCCGAATGCACGTAAAATTTGTGAAAAGAAAAACTGGGGTAATGCGTCAAAAGGGATCTCTGAAACACTTATTCCTTTAGATCATTTTGCACAAGGTGGTATTTTAGATAATTACAATATTGCTTGTTTCCATAAACGTGACGGTAAACTTAATGTATATGGCGAAGATAGCCCGGCGGTAAGTTATAGTTATTTTCATCAAAAGTCGCTGAACTGGATTGTAGATAAGATGAATAACCAACCGGATCAAGGGCCAATGAATCATATTGCCGAATTACTTAAGCAAGCAAACTATCCGGCAAAAGCAGTGATCAGTATCGGTGCTACCCGCTATACTGAATTTGGCGAAAGCAACTTCCTACAAGTTGGCGATACAAGTATTGTGGTGGTTTACAATGCTAAGCAATACTCACATGAGCAAATTGCAGAAATGGCTAGCTCGGAACAATTCTCTGCAGACATCTCAGCATTAGTTCAAACGGTACGCTAA
- a CDS encoding LysR family transcriptional regulator encodes MEFRQFKYVLKVAEERNFSNAAKKLFISQPSLSQFIQKVEEEVGSPLFDRSVSPLKLTYVGELYVEKAKAIIDIQHQFEQKVDDILNVKRGRVTIGSTPFRSAYLLSRVLPLFSQQYPKIDIFLKEDSTRNLEEMVTHGYVDCAISLLPVNEKYFDYEILFEERMLLAIPPEHGIAKELGLKAGDHSFSQRVCLEQFKQSRFIKMNKNHKLHEMLIKQCELAGYVPEIALETESMTTAQSLAGAGLGVALLPETLVSKNHFDKEPCYGELDIRRTVIIIYRKNSYLSRATRAFIQSLRELTQCPFSSEKM; translated from the coding sequence ATGGAATTTCGGCAATTTAAATATGTATTAAAAGTAGCAGAAGAGCGTAATTTTTCCAATGCGGCGAAAAAATTATTCATTTCTCAACCATCATTGAGCCAATTTATTCAAAAAGTGGAAGAAGAGGTTGGTTCACCTTTGTTTGATCGTAGTGTTTCGCCGTTAAAATTAACTTATGTCGGGGAGCTTTATGTAGAAAAAGCTAAAGCAATAATAGATATTCAACACCAATTTGAGCAAAAAGTAGATGATATTTTGAATGTCAAACGTGGAAGAGTGACGATCGGTAGTACACCATTCCGTAGTGCTTACTTACTTTCGAGAGTATTGCCGCTTTTTAGCCAACAATATCCAAAAATTGATATATTTTTAAAAGAAGATAGTACCCGTAATTTAGAAGAAATGGTTACACATGGATATGTTGATTGTGCTATTTCATTATTACCTGTCAACGAAAAATATTTTGATTATGAAATATTATTTGAAGAACGAATGTTGTTAGCAATCCCTCCGGAACATGGAATTGCTAAAGAACTAGGGTTAAAAGCCGGTGATCATTCTTTTAGTCAAAGAGTATGTTTAGAACAATTTAAACAGAGCCGTTTTATTAAAATGAATAAAAATCATAAATTACATGAGATGCTTATTAAGCAGTGTGAATTAGCCGGTTATGTACCTGAAATTGCCTTGGAAACAGAAAGTATGACTACGGCTCAATCGTTAGCGGGAGCAGGGTTAGGTGTAGCATTATTACCTGAAACATTAGTGTCAAAAAATCATTTTGATAAAGAACCCTGCTATGGAGAGCTAGATATACGTCGAACAGTTATAATCATTTATCGTAAAAATAGTTATTTATCACGTGCGACACGTGCATTTATTCAGTCACTACGTGAATTGACCCAATGTCCGTTCTCATCCGAAAAAATGTAG